The genomic interval TAGGAGTAGTAGAATTATTAGGAACATGGTTTCTGAGACCTCATTATCCTCCAGTAATCTTGTTTGGCCATTGTTCATTAAGGATGAGGGACCTATTGAGCAGATAAACTCAATGCCTGGGCAGTACAGGTATCCTATTGGGGACGAGCTAATTAAGGCAGTTGACGATGCTGTGGAATCTGGGGTTAGGGCATTTTTACTATTTGGTGTAACTAAGCATAAGGATGCCGTAGGCTCCTTAGCATACGATAAGAAGGGACCAGTACCCATGGCGTTAAAAATGCTTAAGGATACCTTTGGCGACTCAATAATACTCATGACTGATGTATGCCTATGCGACTATACTGAGCATGGGCACTGTGGTGTAGTTGAATTTAAGGATCCGCCTGAACTTCAATACGCTAAGCAGCCTAAATACGTTGTTGATAATGATGCTACAATAGGCATTTACGCTAAGATTGCAGTCAACTACGCTGAAGCTGGGGCTGATGTAGTAGCCCCTTCAGGTATGATGGACGGGCAGGTTAAGGCTATAAGGGAGGCACTTGACAATAATGGGTTCAGTGACGTAGTGATAATGAGCTATAGCTCCAAGTACGCAAGCACGTTCTATGGCCCCTTCAGGGAGGCTGCTGATAGTGCACCTAAGTTTGGTGATAGACGCAGTTACCAGATGGATCCCAGGAACGCTTATGAGGCTATTAAGGAGGTTTCAATGGATCTTGAGGAGGGGGCTGACATAGTTATGGTTAAGCCAGCAATGCCTTACCTTGACGTAATCAGGCTAGTTAAGCAAAACTTTCCTGAAGTACCCTTAGCCGCCTATCAAGTGAGTGGTGAATACTCAATGATTAAGGCCGCTGCATTAAATGGTTGGCTTAATGAGAAGATGGCTGTGCTAGAGTCATTAATAGCTATTAGGAGGGCTGGCGCCAACGTGATAATAACCTACTACGCTAAGGACGCTTCAAGGTGGATTACTGAAATTGAGAACAACTTCTAGCTATTATACTTAACTATAAGGTAATAGTATCAGTAACCTTCTTACTATTAACATCAATTACCTTAAGTATGTTCCCTGATAGTAACATTACCTTCGGTTTACTTAAACTATAAGGGCCTGATGATGATGTGAATAATGAGATTACTTTGCCATCATGGAACTTCCAGT from Caldivirga sp. carries:
- the hemB gene encoding porphobilinogen synthase gives rise to the protein MYYRFPTTRPRRLRSSRIIRNMVSETSLSSSNLVWPLFIKDEGPIEQINSMPGQYRYPIGDELIKAVDDAVESGVRAFLLFGVTKHKDAVGSLAYDKKGPVPMALKMLKDTFGDSIILMTDVCLCDYTEHGHCGVVEFKDPPELQYAKQPKYVVDNDATIGIYAKIAVNYAEAGADVVAPSGMMDGQVKAIREALDNNGFSDVVIMSYSSKYASTFYGPFREAADSAPKFGDRRSYQMDPRNAYEAIKEVSMDLEEGADIVMVKPAMPYLDVIRLVKQNFPEVPLAAYQVSGEYSMIKAAALNGWLNEKMAVLESLIAIRRAGANVIITYYAKDASRWITEIENNF